The proteins below are encoded in one region of Fibrella aestuarina BUZ 2:
- a CDS encoding NUDIX hydrolase, giving the protein MQEALHDAAKFKFWKSQLETNGLKINKIDEHFIRRRTNGEVLFAMLTVDADTPEGDKIPPVCFLKGHAASVLVCLIDEQTGDKFVVLVRQRRISDGSHTYEHPAGMVDTDDDPTDTAAREVGEEIGLTLQPDELTKLNPTLWFPSTGTSDEAMHFYFVEKTMPREQIMSFHLKKIDSDSEYERITSVVATLPEAHKLVTNVNGLLIQFLYLHHVGDYDTMRKF; this is encoded by the coding sequence ATGCAAGAAGCCCTTCACGACGCGGCCAAATTCAAGTTCTGGAAGAGCCAGCTCGAAACCAACGGCCTGAAAATCAACAAAATCGACGAACATTTTATCCGCCGACGTACCAATGGCGAGGTGCTGTTTGCCATGCTCACCGTCGATGCCGACACGCCCGAAGGCGATAAAATCCCGCCGGTCTGTTTTCTGAAGGGCCATGCTGCTTCGGTGCTTGTCTGCCTGATCGACGAACAAACCGGCGATAAGTTTGTGGTATTGGTGCGGCAGCGGCGCATCTCCGATGGCTCGCATACCTACGAACACCCGGCCGGCATGGTCGACACCGACGATGACCCCACCGACACCGCTGCCCGCGAGGTAGGCGAGGAAATTGGTCTCACCCTCCAGCCCGACGAGTTGACCAAGCTGAACCCGACGCTTTGGTTTCCCAGCACCGGCACCAGCGACGAAGCCATGCATTTTTATTTCGTCGAGAAAACGATGCCCCGGGAGCAGATTATGTCGTTCCACCTGAAGAAAATCGACAGCGACTCTGAGTACGAGCGGATCACCTCGGTGGTGGCCACGCTGCCCGAAGCCCACAAGCTCGTCACGAACGTAAACGGGCTGCTGATTCAGTTCCTGTATCTACACCACGTGGGTGATTACGACACGATGCGGAAGTTCTGA
- the xylA gene encoding xylose isomerase, with protein sequence MAQINLTLGDKAYFPFVEKPIAYEGRDSDNPLAFKFYNPAQTIMGMPMKDLFRFAVAYWHTFCGTGADPFGPGVKHFPWDAGKDPLGAAFQKADAAFEFITKMGIEYYCFHDVDVAPEGDSNHDFESNFRKVVDYLKQKQQASGVNLLWGTANLFSHERYMNGASTNPDFHVLAHGAWQVKNAIDATIELGGRGYTFWGGREGYMSLLNTNMKREQEHLGRFLQVSRDYARKQGFKGAFYIEPKPMEPTKHQYDFDAATVVGFLNKYGLQDDFELNLETNHATLANHTFAHELQVAVDNNMLGSIDANRGDYQNGWDTDQFPVDVYELTEAMLVILEAGGFKSGGVNFDAKTRRNSTDLDDIFIAHIGGMDTFARAAIAAEAILTKSKYKQLRTDRYASYDSGAGADFEAGKLTLEDLRQYAIDNGEAKQVSGKQELYEMIVNQYI encoded by the coding sequence ATGGCTCAAATCAATCTGACACTCGGCGACAAGGCCTATTTCCCGTTCGTCGAGAAACCCATCGCCTACGAAGGACGCGACTCGGATAACCCGCTGGCGTTCAAATTCTACAACCCCGCACAGACCATCATGGGCATGCCCATGAAAGACCTGTTCCGCTTTGCGGTGGCCTACTGGCACACCTTCTGCGGCACCGGGGCCGATCCCTTTGGGCCGGGCGTGAAGCACTTCCCCTGGGATGCCGGGAAAGACCCACTGGGCGCCGCTTTCCAGAAAGCCGACGCCGCCTTCGAGTTTATTACGAAGATGGGCATCGAATACTACTGCTTCCACGACGTCGACGTAGCGCCCGAAGGCGACTCGAACCACGATTTTGAAAGCAATTTCCGTAAGGTTGTCGATTATCTGAAGCAGAAGCAGCAGGCGAGCGGCGTTAACCTGCTCTGGGGCACGGCCAATCTCTTCTCGCACGAGCGGTACATGAACGGCGCAAGCACCAACCCCGATTTCCACGTGCTGGCGCATGGTGCCTGGCAGGTAAAAAACGCCATCGACGCCACCATCGAACTCGGTGGCCGTGGCTACACCTTCTGGGGTGGCCGCGAAGGCTACATGTCGCTGCTCAACACCAACATGAAGCGCGAGCAGGAGCACCTGGGCCGCTTCCTGCAGGTGAGCCGCGATTATGCCCGCAAGCAGGGTTTCAAAGGCGCGTTCTACATCGAGCCCAAGCCGATGGAGCCGACTAAGCACCAGTATGATTTCGACGCGGCTACGGTCGTGGGCTTCCTGAACAAATACGGGTTGCAGGACGATTTTGAGCTAAACCTCGAAACCAACCACGCTACCCTGGCCAATCATACCTTTGCGCACGAGTTGCAGGTAGCAGTCGACAACAACATGCTCGGCAGCATCGACGCCAACCGGGGTGACTACCAGAACGGCTGGGATACCGACCAATTCCCCGTCGACGTGTATGAACTGACCGAAGCCATGCTCGTGATTCTGGAAGCGGGTGGCTTCAAATCGGGTGGGGTGAACTTCGACGCCAAAACGCGCCGGAACTCAACCGATCTGGACGATATCTTCATCGCCCATATCGGCGGGATGGATACCTTCGCCCGGGCCGCTATTGCCGCCGAAGCCATCCTGACCAAGTCGAAATACAAGCAACTCCGTACTGATCGCTACGCCAGCTACGACAGCGGGGCCGGTGCC
- a CDS encoding outer membrane beta-barrel protein, which produces MPTPFRTSLLLVATALTFVASLTSLMAQSRKQGQSRKGRYTFQERVSSRFSTPSQGPAVTLATSATQPVAPVTAVSIMQRQTYLDGQQPALRQRNRVELSFHLLPTLTWNSVVGSGTSARFESPGASLQYSVGPSVDIYVRQNRYALSTGLWYTAKNVGFVHPASDGGGLSTYNLQYIQLPVTMKLISDNLIKTGRTYVQYGVIVDVKVAERALDKARNVFYQRNSSRNQFTPTDFGLLIAVGYERQISPTNSLIVSLQYQRSVINTTTLPELSSKNNLLALGAGLSF; this is translated from the coding sequence ATGCCTACCCCCTTCCGAACCAGCCTGCTCCTCGTGGCCACGGCCCTGACCTTCGTGGCCAGCCTGACCAGTTTGATGGCACAGTCGCGGAAGCAGGGGCAATCGCGAAAAGGTCGCTACACGTTCCAGGAGCGCGTTTCGAGCCGCTTCAGCACCCCCTCACAGGGCCCGGCCGTTACCCTGGCCACATCGGCTACGCAGCCCGTAGCACCCGTCACGGCGGTGTCGATCATGCAGCGGCAAACCTATCTGGATGGACAGCAACCTGCCCTTCGGCAGCGCAACCGGGTTGAACTGAGTTTCCACCTGCTGCCGACCCTGACCTGGAACAGCGTAGTCGGCTCAGGTACGTCGGCCCGCTTCGAGAGCCCCGGCGCCTCCCTGCAATACAGCGTAGGCCCCAGCGTGGATATCTACGTCAGGCAAAATCGCTATGCCCTCAGCACCGGGCTCTGGTATACGGCCAAAAACGTGGGCTTTGTCCACCCGGCAAGCGATGGCGGCGGCCTCTCAACTTATAATCTGCAATACATCCAGCTTCCGGTCACGATGAAGCTGATTAGCGATAACCTTATAAAAACCGGCCGTACCTACGTGCAATATGGCGTAATCGTCGACGTGAAAGTGGCCGAGCGGGCGCTTGATAAGGCCCGTAATGTCTTTTACCAGCGCAACAGCAGCCGCAACCAGTTTACACCCACTGATTTTGGGTTATTGATCGCGGTGGGCTACGAACGGCAGATCAGCCCCACTAATTCGCTTATCGTCAGCCTGCAGTACCAGCGCAGTGTCATCAATACCACTACCCTGCCCGAGCTTTCGTCGAAAAACAACCTGCTCGCGCTTGGGGCCGGATTAAGCTTTTAG
- a CDS encoding FKBP-type peptidyl-prolyl cis-trans isomerase — protein MRKASMALVAAVLSATAFLSCKDNYVDTTADTFAKDTTAIAAFAKTQPQNYLYAGAGVRYAITTPNTAGRLPASGDEAEVTYLITSLDGKYRADSTKKDSLAYFRFNIGSLPPGIDIGLSKTREGESAIYLIPSYSAFQNTEYKGLPANTPIRFYTTLRKLRTEDEQIADYIARNKLTLTTQTQDGVRICKTQSVTTGSELINGQTVSVRYTGKLLRYGTVFDSNVGKQLFDVALGSTSVIRGFESGIRALKVGEKATIVFPSSVGYGTTGYSSIPGYTPLAFDIEIVSVR, from the coding sequence ATGCGTAAAGCCAGTATGGCGCTTGTAGCCGCCGTTTTATCCGCTACAGCCTTCCTCTCGTGTAAAGACAACTACGTAGACACGACTGCCGACACCTTTGCAAAGGACACGACGGCGATTGCCGCCTTCGCGAAAACGCAGCCGCAGAACTACCTGTATGCGGGAGCCGGGGTACGTTATGCGATCACGACGCCCAACACCGCGGGGCGCCTGCCCGCCTCGGGCGATGAAGCCGAAGTAACGTACCTGATTACCTCGCTCGATGGCAAGTACCGGGCCGACAGTACAAAGAAAGATTCGCTGGCCTATTTCCGGTTTAACATCGGGAGTCTGCCTCCGGGTATTGACATCGGGTTGTCGAAAACGCGGGAGGGCGAGTCGGCCATTTACCTGATTCCATCGTATTCGGCGTTCCAGAATACCGAGTACAAAGGGTTGCCCGCCAACACGCCCATTCGTTTTTATACGACGCTGCGCAAACTGCGGACGGAAGATGAGCAAATCGCCGACTACATCGCTCGCAACAAGCTGACGCTGACTACGCAGACACAGGATGGGGTTCGGATCTGCAAAACGCAGTCGGTTACGACCGGGTCAGAACTGATCAATGGGCAAACGGTGAGCGTTCGGTATACGGGTAAGCTGCTCCGTTACGGCACCGTGTTCGACTCGAACGTAGGCAAACAGCTGTTTGATGTTGCCCTGGGGTCGACGTCGGTTATCCGGGGATTTGAGTCGGGTATTCGTGCGTTGAAAGTTGGTGAAAAAGCGACGATTGTTTTTCCATCGTCAGTAGGCTACGGCACTACGGGTTACTCAAGCATTCCGGGTTACACACCGCTTGCCTTCGATATCGAAATCGTATCGGTGCGTTAA
- a CDS encoding MBL fold metallo-hydrolase, producing the protein MLSKILLGLLALLILVVLIALLIGYWISAPRYTGPVSGHFNGKTFFTPGAKQPEGLAGVLKWQLNHEITEPWPAFHDDAPGAAPPARVDANATPPGDSASRSPIRVTYVNHSTMLLQFDGLNVLTDPIYENRVSPFSFIGPARNCPPGIRFDDLPHIDLLLLSHNHWDHLEIGTVKKLAARDKPRIICPLGVKAFLEQEGVGNVTEMDWQQSVPINPTTTLHCVPAQHFSGRGMFDRNATLWAGYVIASKAVGNVYFAGDSGYGPHFKAIGAQFGPLRLALIPIGAYKPNWFMAPVHIGPPDAVRVHQDVRSEQSVAIHFGTFPLADDGASEPVTDMKKALAAQQIDAARFRALKNGESVNF; encoded by the coding sequence ATGCTCTCAAAAATTCTGCTGGGCCTATTGGCTCTTCTTATTCTGGTTGTGCTGATCGCGCTGCTGATTGGCTACTGGATTTCGGCCCCACGCTACACGGGCCCGGTATCCGGTCATTTCAACGGCAAAACGTTTTTTACGCCCGGTGCCAAGCAGCCCGAAGGGCTGGCTGGCGTGCTGAAGTGGCAGTTGAATCACGAGATCACGGAGCCCTGGCCCGCTTTTCACGACGATGCCCCCGGTGCTGCGCCACCGGCCCGTGTTGATGCCAATGCCACGCCACCCGGCGACTCGGCCAGCCGCAGCCCGATACGGGTAACCTACGTGAACCACTCGACCATGCTGTTGCAGTTCGACGGGCTGAACGTGCTCACTGACCCCATTTACGAGAACCGCGTCAGCCCATTCTCGTTCATCGGCCCGGCTCGCAATTGTCCGCCCGGTATCCGGTTCGACGACCTGCCTCACATTGACCTGCTGCTGCTGAGCCATAACCACTGGGATCACCTGGAGATTGGTACCGTGAAGAAGCTGGCCGCTCGCGACAAGCCGCGCATTATTTGCCCACTGGGGGTGAAGGCGTTTCTGGAGCAGGAAGGTGTCGGCAACGTGACCGAGATGGACTGGCAGCAGTCGGTACCCATCAACCCGACCACGACGCTGCACTGCGTACCGGCGCAGCACTTCTCGGGGCGGGGCATGTTTGACCGCAACGCCACGCTCTGGGCGGGGTACGTTATCGCCAGCAAAGCCGTTGGGAATGTGTATTTTGCGGGCGATTCGGGCTACGGGCCGCACTTCAAAGCGATTGGGGCGCAGTTTGGTCCGTTGCGGCTGGCGCTCATCCCGATTGGTGCCTACAAACCCAACTGGTTTATGGCACCGGTGCACATTGGCCCTCCCGACGCCGTGCGGGTACACCAGGATGTCCGTTCGGAACAAAGCGTGGCGATTCACTTCGGTACCTTCCCGCTGGCCGACGACGGGGCCAGCGAGCCCGTGACGGATATGAAAAAAGCACTGGCTGCCCAACAGATTGATGCTGCGCGATTTAGAGCGTTGAAAAATGGGGAATCCGTAAATTTTTAA